Proteins from a genomic interval of Symmachiella macrocystis:
- a CDS encoding DMT family transporter: MPWIYLLLAGLMEWGWPVGLKYGVDDKGYHFWPLAGAVVSMIFSGAFLLLAQRTIPMGTAYAVWTGIGAVGAFVLGILLFKEPAELMRFVFVGVIIVGIIGLKMSSGH, translated from the coding sequence ATGCCTTGGATTTACCTACTGCTCGCCGGTCTGATGGAATGGGGTTGGCCGGTCGGCTTAAAATATGGCGTCGACGATAAAGGCTACCACTTTTGGCCGCTGGCCGGGGCGGTGGTGTCGATGATTTTCAGCGGCGCGTTTCTTCTGCTTGCGCAACGCACGATTCCCATGGGCACCGCTTACGCTGTCTGGACCGGCATCGGCGCCGTGGGCGCGTTTGTATTGGGTATTTTGCTGTTCAAAGAACCGGCCGAGTTGATGCGGTTTGTGTTTGTGGGTGTGATTATTGTAGGTATTATTGGTTTGAAGATGTCGTCGGGGCATTGA
- a CDS encoding SDR family oxidoreductase: MNSSDTGKIAVVVGASSGMGRAIAAALAATGAHVVAAARRETALRELQQEAESNGHPLEIIPVDTTVQGDVERLIEETVAKFGRIDLLVYATGTNIPDRSLDALSPDTWEMMLSTNLTGAFLCTRAVVPVMREGGGGLIVYLSTGAVQMPDVSGVAYQASKHGLTGLAHGTRVEEKANGIRTTIIFPGLCDTEILDKRPTPTPRDILDQALQPQDIADAVLFVAGLPARAVVPELQLFPSRL; this comes from the coding sequence ATGAATTCATCAGACACGGGAAAAATCGCGGTGGTCGTCGGGGCTTCTAGTGGAATGGGGCGGGCGATCGCTGCGGCTTTGGCTGCTACCGGCGCGCATGTCGTGGCTGCGGCACGGCGGGAAACGGCGTTGCGGGAACTCCAGCAGGAAGCTGAGAGCAACGGACACCCATTGGAGATTATCCCCGTGGACACGACCGTCCAGGGCGATGTCGAGCGACTGATCGAAGAAACCGTCGCCAAATTCGGCCGCATCGACCTATTGGTCTATGCCACCGGCACGAACATTCCCGACCGCAGTTTGGACGCACTTTCGCCCGACACTTGGGAAATGATGTTGTCAACCAATCTGACCGGCGCGTTTTTATGCACCCGCGCGGTCGTACCTGTGATGCGCGAAGGCGGTGGGGGATTGATTGTGTATCTCTCCACCGGGGCCGTACAAATGCCGGACGTCTCAGGCGTCGCTTATCAAGCCAGCAAACACGGCCTGACCGGTTTGGCACACGGCACACGGGTCGAAGAAAAAGCAAACGGCATTCGCACAACCATCATCTTCCCCGGCCTGTGCGACACCGAAATCCTCGACAAACGTCCCACACCAACGCCGCGCGACATCCTCGATCAAGCCCTACAACCACAAGACATCGCCGACGCCGTGCTATTCGTTGCCGGGTTGCCGGCCCGGGCGGTGGTGCCGGAGTTGCAGTTGTTTCCGAGCCGGTTGTGA
- a CDS encoding MBL fold metallo-hydrolase → MPSANIAVDTIVSPPFMENSLIVRVEGRDDCLVVDPGFDPEAIAEKMKSLGVEPAMVLLTHGHADHIAGNGFFKERWPDVPLVIGTGDAGMLTDARANLSALAGGSITSPPADRTVDEGDVLEAAGISLRVLEIPGHSAGHVVYVIEQVEPHIVLGGDVLFQGGIGRFDFPGGNEQKLLNGIRTKLYTLPDDTIVYPGHGPPTTTGEEKRSNPFVHM, encoded by the coding sequence TTGCCTAGTGCGAATATTGCTGTCGACACAATTGTGTCGCCCCCGTTTATGGAAAATAGCTTGATTGTCCGCGTCGAAGGACGTGACGATTGTTTGGTTGTCGATCCGGGATTTGATCCCGAAGCGATTGCTGAGAAAATGAAGTCGCTGGGCGTCGAACCGGCGATGGTGCTGCTCACGCATGGCCACGCCGATCACATTGCCGGCAACGGTTTTTTCAAGGAACGTTGGCCGGACGTGCCGTTGGTCATCGGGACCGGGGATGCCGGCATGCTGACCGATGCGCGGGCCAATCTCAGCGCGCTGGCTGGGGGGAGTATCACCAGCCCGCCGGCGGATCGGACCGTCGATGAGGGGGATGTTCTTGAAGCAGCTGGTATCTCGCTGCGTGTGTTGGAAATTCCTGGCCATTCCGCTGGGCATGTGGTGTACGTCATCGAACAGGTCGAGCCGCACATTGTGTTGGGCGGCGATGTGCTCTTCCAAGGGGGGATTGGCCGCTTTGATTTCCCCGGCGGCAACGAACAAAAACTGCTCAATGGCATTCGCACGAAGTTGTATACCTTGCCGGATGACACGATCGTCTATCCCGGACATGGACCGCCGACCACCACCGGCGAAGAAAAACGATCCAATCCCTTTGTGCATATGTAA
- a CDS encoding DEAD/DEAH box helicase, whose protein sequence is MSTLHNFHPLIQQWFRSRFAAPTEPQQRGWPFIADGQHTLIAAPTGSGKTLTAFLAAIDRLLKLALAGELEQRMYVVYVSPLRALSNDMHRNLEDPLNEIMALATENGIDVPPIRVGLRTGDTKSSQRAALVRKPPHILVTTPESLYLMLTAEKSREKLKAVETVIVDEIHALVRDKRGSHLSLTLERLQSWCERPFQRVGLSATQRPIEYTARFLVGFHGPNAGQLPCEIIDVGHQRELDLAIEVPPSELGAVCMHEQWAEVNERIAELINNHRSTLIFVNTRRMAERITHLLTKLMGEDAVSSHHGSLAAKFRLETEQRLKEGKLKAVVATASLELGIDIGYIDLVIQIGSPRSIATFLQRVGRSGHSLGLIPKGRLFALTRDELYECMALLRAVRGGRLDRIPIPTAPLDILAQQIVAEVSAEEWGTDDLFAAFRRAAPYHELSRTDFDKVVEFLSEGVAHANGRSRVFLHHDQVNRRIRPRPGARLAATMNGGAIGEVASYRVIAEPERTVVGTLDEEFAAESQAGDIFLLGNTSWRIQHVRGGEVTVFDAHGAPPSIPFWRGEAPGRTLELSEEVSRLREELEPLLDDEAAAQQWLIGETDITPAAAEQAVTYAAAQKAALGLLPTCKRVVFERFFDESGGMQMLIHAPFGGRINTAWGMSLRKRFCRSFDFELQATADDNGLILSLGPQHSFPLESMFGMLNPNNARHLLEQALLAVPTFQIRWRWNVTRSLLVARMNNGKKVPPPLQRFRADDLLTAVFPKLTGCQENITGDHEIPDHPLIRQTMEDCLFEAMDIAGLENVLTGVQRGDITYVARDTREPSPFCYELLNASPYAFLDGGEFVERRARMVATRRSLTVDSVSDLGRLDPLAISQVRDEATPTVRDADELHDALLGRILLPVNEAADWSPHYLELQTDGRATTVTQPDGRRAWVATERLPAVLATFDDIDVAPPVTVPENVRQEWESTEARVAIVRGLMEMCGPISVEEVAERTWTALNQAAAALEALEGEGVVLQGHFTPACYDEKSDDPQPSQDVQREWCHRRLLSRIHRLTLQGLRKQIEPVSVDIFIRHLTRHQQVLPETRRTGSDALFDAIAQLQGMDVPAVAWERDVLSARVENYQPAWLDELCMTGEIGWGRLYPPRRDPQRSRPMVSLTKIARMSLFLRSDADWLSTSSAAVDVDELTTPAQQVLECLTERGAMFAGDLAAANHMLPGQLAETLGELVASGLVTADGFDGIRQFVANKPAASNSALPARMRRGAGRRRLPVKSTGRWSVWERDSETSLSVEETNEQWAWQLLRRWGVIFRDLLQREQGAPRWFELLQVYRRLEARGEIRGGRFIAGVGGEQFALGDTVNQLRQLRDDGPRQELIVLSATDPLNLIGILTDHPRVPSTASNRIVYLDGMPVASLQAGVVEYLDDCPPAAYTLVASRLQDDVTCDLSHDARQRSLERLENKNAESAAQRVRQRREKNGFQRPRVI, encoded by the coding sequence ATGAGCACGCTTCACAACTTCCATCCGCTGATTCAACAATGGTTCCGCTCCCGGTTCGCAGCGCCGACTGAACCGCAACAGCGGGGCTGGCCGTTCATTGCTGATGGACAGCACACATTGATTGCTGCCCCGACGGGGAGCGGAAAAACTTTGACCGCTTTCTTGGCGGCGATTGATCGGTTGTTGAAGTTAGCGCTGGCGGGGGAACTTGAGCAGCGGATGTATGTCGTCTACGTCTCGCCGCTGCGGGCGCTGTCGAACGATATGCACCGCAATCTGGAAGACCCGCTCAACGAGATCATGGCATTGGCCACTGAAAACGGCATCGATGTCCCGCCGATTCGTGTGGGCCTGCGCACCGGTGACACCAAGTCGTCGCAACGCGCCGCACTGGTGCGGAAACCGCCGCACATTCTCGTCACGACCCCCGAGTCGTTGTACTTGATGCTCACCGCCGAAAAGAGCCGCGAGAAACTGAAGGCTGTCGAGACGGTGATTGTTGATGAAATCCACGCCCTCGTCCGCGACAAACGGGGCTCGCATTTGTCGTTGACATTGGAACGCCTGCAGTCGTGGTGCGAACGGCCGTTTCAACGCGTGGGGCTTTCAGCCACGCAGCGGCCGATCGAATATACGGCGCGGTTTCTGGTCGGGTTCCATGGTCCAAACGCCGGGCAGTTACCCTGCGAAATCATTGATGTCGGTCATCAGCGCGAATTGGACTTGGCGATTGAAGTCCCGCCCAGCGAACTCGGCGCTGTTTGTATGCACGAGCAATGGGCTGAGGTGAATGAGCGGATCGCCGAGTTGATTAACAATCACCGCAGCACATTGATCTTTGTCAATACGCGGCGAATGGCGGAGCGGATTACGCATCTGCTGACCAAATTGATGGGCGAAGACGCCGTCAGCAGCCATCATGGTTCGTTGGCGGCCAAGTTTCGTTTGGAGACCGAACAACGTCTCAAGGAAGGTAAACTCAAGGCGGTGGTGGCGACTGCTTCCTTGGAGTTGGGTATCGACATTGGGTATATCGATCTGGTCATCCAAATCGGCTCGCCTCGTTCGATTGCCACGTTTCTACAACGTGTCGGACGGTCGGGACACTCGTTGGGTTTGATCCCCAAAGGCCGGTTGTTCGCGCTGACTCGCGATGAGTTGTATGAATGCATGGCGCTGCTGCGGGCGGTGCGTGGTGGACGCTTGGATCGCATTCCGATTCCGACTGCTCCGTTGGATATCCTTGCTCAACAAATCGTCGCTGAAGTCTCGGCCGAGGAATGGGGCACCGACGACCTGTTCGCCGCATTCCGCCGCGCCGCACCGTATCATGAATTATCACGGACCGATTTTGACAAGGTCGTTGAATTCCTGAGCGAAGGGGTCGCACACGCCAACGGCCGCAGCCGCGTCTTTTTGCATCACGATCAAGTCAATCGTCGAATCCGCCCGCGCCCCGGCGCGCGCTTGGCGGCAACAATGAACGGCGGGGCGATTGGCGAAGTCGCTTCGTATCGCGTTATTGCTGAACCGGAACGAACTGTCGTCGGTACATTGGATGAAGAATTCGCTGCGGAAAGCCAAGCGGGCGATATCTTTTTGCTGGGGAATACGTCCTGGCGGATTCAACATGTCCGCGGTGGTGAAGTGACCGTCTTCGATGCACATGGAGCACCGCCGTCGATTCCGTTTTGGCGCGGTGAAGCTCCGGGACGGACTTTAGAACTCTCGGAAGAGGTCTCGCGACTGCGGGAGGAATTGGAACCGCTGCTTGATGATGAAGCTGCAGCGCAGCAATGGCTCATTGGCGAAACTGATATTACCCCGGCAGCTGCTGAACAAGCGGTGACGTATGCCGCGGCGCAAAAAGCGGCGTTGGGGTTGTTGCCGACTTGCAAACGCGTGGTCTTCGAGCGGTTTTTTGATGAGAGTGGCGGCATGCAGATGTTGATTCATGCCCCCTTCGGCGGTCGGATCAATACGGCATGGGGTATGTCGCTGCGCAAACGGTTTTGCCGGTCGTTTGATTTTGAACTGCAAGCGACTGCGGACGACAACGGCCTGATACTTTCACTCGGCCCGCAACACAGTTTTCCGCTGGAGAGCATGTTTGGCATGCTCAATCCCAACAACGCTCGCCATTTATTGGAACAGGCATTGCTTGCAGTGCCGACGTTTCAAATTCGCTGGCGGTGGAACGTCACCCGCTCGCTACTTGTCGCGCGGATGAATAACGGTAAAAAAGTACCGCCGCCGCTACAACGATTTCGCGCGGATGATTTGCTGACGGCTGTGTTTCCCAAATTGACCGGCTGCCAGGAGAATATCACCGGCGATCACGAGATCCCTGACCATCCGCTCATTCGGCAAACGATGGAAGATTGTCTGTTCGAGGCGATGGACATTGCTGGATTGGAAAACGTTCTCACCGGCGTGCAGCGGGGTGATATTACGTACGTTGCGCGCGACACCCGCGAGCCTTCGCCGTTTTGTTACGAATTGCTCAACGCTAGCCCGTACGCGTTTTTGGATGGTGGCGAGTTCGTCGAACGTCGTGCGCGGATGGTGGCGACCCGTCGCTCGTTAACCGTCGATAGCGTGAGTGATCTTGGACGTCTCGATCCGCTAGCCATCTCGCAAGTCCGCGACGAAGCCACCCCGACGGTGCGCGATGCGGATGAATTGCACGACGCCTTGTTGGGGCGAATTTTGCTGCCCGTGAATGAAGCGGCCGATTGGTCGCCCCACTATTTAGAATTGCAAACGGACGGGCGGGCGACGACCGTCACACAGCCCGATGGGCGCCGCGCGTGGGTGGCGACCGAACGACTGCCGGCGGTGTTGGCGACGTTTGATGACATTGACGTCGCGCCGCCCGTGACTGTTCCGGAAAACGTGCGGCAAGAATGGGAATCGACCGAGGCCCGTGTTGCGATTGTCCGGGGTTTGATGGAAATGTGCGGCCCGATTTCCGTCGAAGAGGTTGCCGAGCGAACCTGGACGGCGCTGAACCAAGCGGCAGCTGCCTTGGAAGCACTCGAAGGCGAGGGCGTGGTCCTACAAGGCCATTTCACACCCGCCTGCTACGATGAAAAATCGGACGACCCACAACCCAGCCAGGATGTGCAGCGAGAATGGTGTCATCGACGACTGCTGTCGCGGATTCATCGGCTTACGTTGCAAGGCCTGCGAAAACAAATTGAGCCGGTCAGCGTTGATATTTTCATACGACACCTCACGCGGCACCAACAGGTGCTTCCCGAAACCCGCCGCACGGGATCCGATGCATTGTTTGACGCGATCGCACAACTGCAAGGGATGGATGTCCCGGCCGTTGCTTGGGAACGGGACGTGCTTTCTGCCCGCGTCGAGAATTATCAACCCGCCTGGTTGGATGAACTGTGCATGACGGGGGAAATCGGTTGGGGACGACTGTATCCTCCGCGCCGCGACCCGCAACGGAGCCGTCCGATGGTCAGCCTGACCAAGATCGCGCGGATGTCGCTATTCCTCCGCTCCGACGCTGATTGGTTGAGTACGTCCTCCGCAGCGGTCGATGTGGATGAACTGACCACGCCCGCGCAGCAAGTGCTGGAGTGTCTGACCGAGCGGGGCGCAATGTTCGCCGGCGATTTGGCCGCCGCCAATCACATGCTCCCCGGCCAGCTTGCCGAAACGCTCGGAGAATTGGTAGCCAGTGGATTGGTGACCGCCGATGGCTTCGATGGTATACGGCAATTTGTGGCCAACAAACCCGCTGCATCAAACTCCGCCCTGCCGGCGCGCATGCGTCGCGGCGCCGGTCGCCGACGGCTGCCGGTCAAATCGACCGGGCGTTGGTCGGTCTGGGAACGTGATTCGGAAACGTCATTGTCGGTCGAAGAGACGAACGAACAGTGGGCGTGGCAATTGTTACGTCGTTGGGGCGTCATCTTCCGCGACCTGTTGCAGCGGGAACAAGGCGCACCACGTTGGTTTGAATTGTTGCAAGTCTACCGGCGTCTGGAAGCTCGAGGCGAAATTCGCGGCGGACGTTTCATCGCCGGTGTGGGGGGTGAACAATTCGCGCTGGGGGACACCGTCAATCAATTGCGGCAACTGCGCGACGACGGTCCGCGGCAAGAATTGATCGTCCTCTCCGCAACCGATCCGCTGAATCTGATCGGCATCCTCACCGATCATCCTCGCGTCCCCAGTACCGCCTCGAACCGCATCGTCTATCTAGATGGCATGCCTGTCGCGAGTCTGCAAGCGGGCGTGGTCGAATACCTGGACGATTGCCCCCCGGCCGCTTACACTTTGGTTGCATCGCGACTGCAAGACGACGTCACCTGCGACCTCAGTCATGACGCCCGGCAACGTTCGTTGGAGCGTCTAGAAAACAAAAACGCCGAATCCGCCGCCCAGCGAGTCCGTCAACGCCGTGAAAAGAACGGGTTTCAACGTCCGCGGGTGATTTGA
- a CDS encoding NAD(P)/FAD-dependent oxidoreductase: MADFKVTRLDADLDFDSLTYWDVVIIGAGPAGLAASLTTAHRGLTTLVIEAKDRPGGQPQFLYADKRIVDIPGFPDGVTGEELSDRTYRQAVDALVQFRFQEELTEINETDQIENEDQLKEVVTSQGSYLCRKVIIACGLLHFPRKHPVLDELQSNKVYYKNPKIGDYENQRIAIIGGGDSALDAAVMVLERGGLAEVIVREETPVGKDDSLQRIKDSGGVVHTATEVTNAEFSGDRIALTLSNSQSLPCDGVIVQIGFLSAKDTFERLDVRLNDDGSIAIDAYFETSRRGIFAIGDVHGDIKLITVAWAEGIQAAIYAFKEISSPYWLNEKRLRDNKITMIGEKITQAAAAQKPQRKRP, from the coding sequence ATGGCCGATTTTAAAGTTACACGGCTCGACGCGGATCTGGATTTTGACAGTTTGACCTATTGGGACGTTGTCATTATCGGGGCCGGTCCTGCGGGATTGGCGGCGAGTCTCACAACGGCTCACCGCGGTCTGACCACATTGGTCATTGAGGCAAAGGATCGGCCGGGGGGGCAGCCGCAGTTCTTGTACGCTGACAAACGCATCGTCGATATTCCTGGGTTTCCCGATGGAGTCACAGGTGAAGAGTTGTCGGATCGAACCTACCGTCAAGCTGTCGACGCCCTGGTCCAGTTTCGCTTTCAAGAAGAATTGACGGAGATCAACGAAACCGATCAGATCGAAAATGAAGATCAACTCAAGGAGGTCGTGACCAGCCAAGGCAGCTATCTGTGTCGCAAGGTGATTATTGCTTGCGGGTTGTTGCATTTTCCTCGCAAACATCCTGTGTTGGACGAGCTGCAGTCGAATAAGGTCTATTATAAAAACCCCAAAATCGGCGACTACGAGAACCAGCGAATCGCCATCATCGGCGGCGGGGATTCGGCTTTGGATGCGGCCGTCATGGTCTTGGAACGGGGTGGACTGGCGGAGGTCATCGTTCGAGAGGAGACACCGGTCGGTAAAGACGATTCATTGCAGCGGATCAAGGACTCCGGCGGCGTTGTTCACACAGCCACGGAGGTCACCAATGCCGAATTTTCCGGTGATCGCATAGCACTAACCCTTTCCAATTCACAGTCCCTGCCGTGCGACGGTGTGATCGTGCAAATCGGCTTTCTGTCGGCTAAAGACACGTTTGAACGGTTGGACGTGCGACTCAATGATGATGGCAGTATTGCCATCGACGCCTATTTCGAAACCAGCCGTCGCGGCATTTTTGCCATCGGCGACGTGCACGGCGACATCAAGCTCATTACGGTTGCCTGGGCTGAAGGAATTCAGGCGGCAATCTATGCCTTCAAAGAAATCAGCAGTCCATACTGGCTCAACGAAAAACGTCTCCGTGACAACAAGATCACCATGATCGGGGAGAAAATCACGCAAGCGGCCGCCGCACAGAAACCGCAGCGCAAACGACCGTAA
- a CDS encoding EAL and HDOD domain-containing protein — MKIVASDETIRMNPAAVYVGRQAIYDSRLQVAAYELLYRDSHHNRALFIDGEEATGQLLLNTFVDIGIEHIAGSRPAFINVSDEFVLNGHCESLPKERVVLELLEDAKPTAELADALMKLSQMGYRIALDDFVYEQHLDALVRCADIVKIDIQQLSQAQVEEHAKLLKGFGVELLAEKIETHDEYEFCKKLGFKYFQGYFTSRPRVIEGFQVPADRITTMRLVAKLHDPNVQISELEELIKRDPGLCYKLLLYINSSSCGLKNQIASIRQASTLVGLRKLRTWVGLLGFGAINEKSPELVVTANVRAKMCELLAAKSGHKDSDQYLTLGLFSLLDAFADCPMEQILNLVPLADPITEALLESTGPLAWALQCVLDYEQANWDAVNSTGIDPCLISQAYLEAVDWTGQIMGELSHLDE, encoded by the coding sequence ATGAAAATAGTAGCATCCGACGAAACGATACGGATGAATCCCGCCGCGGTGTATGTCGGCCGGCAAGCGATTTATGACAGTCGCTTGCAGGTGGCCGCCTATGAACTGCTGTATCGGGATAGTCATCACAATCGCGCGCTGTTCATCGACGGCGAAGAGGCGACAGGGCAACTGCTACTCAATACGTTTGTCGACATTGGCATTGAGCATATTGCCGGGTCGCGACCGGCGTTTATCAATGTCAGCGATGAGTTTGTGCTGAACGGGCATTGCGAATCGCTACCCAAGGAACGAGTTGTGCTGGAGTTGCTGGAAGATGCGAAACCGACTGCGGAGTTAGCGGATGCGTTGATGAAACTTTCGCAAATGGGGTATCGCATTGCGCTCGATGATTTTGTCTACGAACAACACCTCGACGCGCTCGTCCGCTGCGCGGACATCGTGAAAATCGACATCCAACAATTAAGCCAAGCCCAAGTCGAAGAGCACGCAAAATTGCTCAAAGGTTTCGGCGTTGAACTGTTGGCGGAAAAAATTGAAACGCATGACGAATATGAATTCTGTAAGAAACTGGGTTTCAAGTATTTTCAGGGTTATTTTACGTCGCGACCGCGCGTCATCGAAGGTTTTCAAGTCCCAGCCGATCGAATCACGACGATGCGCTTGGTGGCCAAGCTACATGACCCGAATGTGCAGATCAGCGAATTGGAAGAGTTGATCAAGCGTGATCCGGGACTTTGCTACAAATTGTTACTGTATATCAACTCAAGCAGTTGCGGTTTGAAAAACCAAATTGCCTCAATCCGGCAAGCCTCCACGCTCGTCGGTTTGCGCAAATTGCGCACCTGGGTCGGTCTCTTGGGGTTTGGAGCGATCAACGAAAAATCGCCCGAGTTGGTCGTCACGGCCAATGTGCGGGCAAAAATGTGTGAACTGTTAGCGGCGAAATCTGGCCACAAAGACTCCGATCAGTATTTGACCTTGGGACTGTTTTCGTTATTGGATGCCTTCGCCGACTGTCCGATGGAGCAAATCCTAAATCTTGTCCCGCTAGCCGACCCGATCACCGAGGCGTTGTTAGAATCCACCGGACCGCTCGCCTGGGCGCTGCAATGCGTCTTGGATTATGAACAGGCAAATTGGGATGCAGTAAATTCCACTGGTATCGATCCCTGTTTAATTAGCCAGGCCTACCTCGAAGCAGTCGACTGGACGGGGCAAATCATGGGCGAGCTCAGTCACCTCGACGAGTGA